The proteins below come from a single Plodia interpunctella isolate USDA-ARS_2022_Savannah chromosome 21, ilPloInte3.2, whole genome shotgun sequence genomic window:
- the LOC128679444 gene encoding myotubularin-related protein 4 isoform X2: MLINTYLDTEDFVYLHYPEDEPAQNQGCGAGARLASKYPPRPPSPDYSQVAAATSSEMSDRGRYRAPPQPEPPPHRVRAADLFPRGRPVFDEPGLEISFTPICGEFVKLIGRTADGGTIAISNYRLHIQPRRRNGPGASVPLRLIDAVEIRDILHLIVLCKHGRQLKCTFANNDQCLEWWRRLTTATAPMGSVLDTFAAAYAAWAKEQPPLSVHRALMKASHSPQRPWFIPELERLGFTAKNAWRVTKANAEYKLCLSYPPHLIVPSNIGDEDLDSVARFRALRRIPAVVWRHRGNGAVIARSSQPEVGWLGWYRSSEDERLLAGYVSACNADRGQQPANTNNKQTKLLIVDARSYTSAVTNRARGGGCECAQYYPAADIQFMSMPNIHNVRKSFYQMRQLAAEPSDQANWHSKLESTLWLQYISGILRAGVVVGRAVAGGRPALVHCSDGWDRTPQIVATAQLILDPHYRTIEGFRILIEREWLDFGHKFADRCGHQFSPTEDLNERSPIFLQWLDVVHQLMLQYPCSFEFNEAYLIKLATHVHSCMFGTFLCNTSRERIEMRVPDTTAQVWHLLRAPAYRNHLYSPHHGDQVIWPEYSVRSIQLWTAMYIGDREEPLDEQTETPQQLPPQHNGMMTKTRSCDNLLGEEKRTTQRRSSDPSIAPDVMKLSMVVTECDGRRACRAALTDSCVDTLPVLHAQHANSAPPELHHVSEQPTTQEDDTTDQVDGLHPDHFENGMRPRDIASNSSSLEREFADPTPLKAEQGGATGPVDMTESVVRVPSTPDVGTPEEPPVFVCDTYTDVIGMAEVARESARTRNISITWRSISESSNQSSTGFDIPEPREPSRPSPESHTTEDLANHNVLELELTNHNRENGHTNEVNGVDELPPKFLEVDGGATSSSISSESEGEGVSAPRRNGSRARVASQLTLCPTSPRKLACCHCSRRASATSGIETSGESVGSGEACWCGVCGGAVDSSGSGGARCVCGAAGALPDPLDGLPPTTDPLQARLHQIILYQKKVVEELSGQLRSAREALRLASPSNRQDAAASPTQPSSGSGSASVSVRSGSGSGSSSGSGSGSASEVEVGEEARGVVWLPDSAAPRCQYCSNHFWLARRRHHCSYSSADVAAVYSAARARR; this comes from the exons ATGCTGATCAATACGTACTTGGACACGGAAGATTTCGTGTACTTACACTATCCAGAGGATGAGCCCGCCCAGAATCAGGGGTGTGGTGCAGGGGCTAGACTGGCCTCTAAATATCCCCCTAGACCACCATCTCCAGATTATTCTCAG GTGGCAGCAGCAACGTCAAGTGAAATGAGCGACCGCGGAAGATACCGCGCGCCGCCGCAACCCGAGCCTCCGCCACACCGCGTCCGTGCCGCTGATCTCTTCCCGAGGGGTCGTCCCGTCTTCGACGAGCCTGGTTTGGAGATCAGCTTCACGCCGATATGTGGGGAGTTCGTCAAA TTGATCGGACGAACAGCGGACGGCGGTACAATAGCAATCTCAAACTACCGACTACACATACAACCACGTCGTAGAAACGGCCCAGGCGCTTCGGTGCCGCTTCGGCTCATAGATGCAGTGGAGATACGGGACATATTGCACCTGATCGTGCTGTGTAAACATGGAAGGCAGCTCAA ATGCACTTTCGCGAATAACGACCAATGCCTAGAATGGTGGCGGCGGCTCACGACGGCCACGGCTCCCATGGGCAGTGTTCTGGACACCTTCGCGGCGGCCTACGCCGCTTGGGCCAAGGAACAACCGCCCCTCTCCGTCCACAGAGCGCTGATGAAGGCGTCCCACTCGCCGCAGAGGCCGTGGTTTATTCCAGAG TTGGAGCGTCTAGGATTCACAGCAAAGAATGCGTGGAGAGTGACCAAAGCCAACGCCGAATACAAGCTGTGCCTGTCGTATCCGCCTCACCTGATTGTACCATCGAATATTGGTGATGAAGATCTCGATTCAGTTGCACG GTTTCGTGCATTAAGACGTATACCTGCTGTGGTATGGCGGCATAGAGGAAACGGCGCCGTGATCGCTCGGTCGTCGCAACCCGAGGTCGGTTGGCTGGGGTGGTACCGGTCGAGTGAGGACGAAAGACTGCTAGCCGGCTACGTTAGCGCTTGCAACGCTGACAGGGGACAGCAGCCGGCGAACACCAACAACAAG CAAACAAAACTCCTGATCGTGGACGCGCGATCATACACCTCAGCGGTTACTAATCGCGCTCGCGGCGGTGGCTGCGAGTGTGCCCAATACTATCCCGCCGCCGACATACAGTTTATGTCGATGCCTAACATCCACAATGTTAGGAAGAGCTTCTATCAAATGCGGCAACTAGCAGCTGAGCCCAGCGACCAGGCTAA CTGGCACAGCAAACTAGAAAGCACGCTGTGGCTCCAATACATCAGTGGCATACTTCGCGCGGGCGTCGTCGTGGGCCGGGCCGTAGCCGGGGGTCGGCCAGCCCTGGTGCACTGCTCCGACGGCTGGGATCGCACGCCGCAGATCGTGGCGACTGCACAGCTCATACTGGACCCTCACTATAGAACTATCGAG GGTTTCCGCATCCTAATCGAGCGGGAATGGCTGGACTTCGGCCACAAGTTTGCCGACCGCTGCGGCCACCAGTTCAGTCCTACAGAAGACCTCAATGAACGGTCACCCATCTTTTTGCAATGGCTCGATGTGGTACACCAACTCATGCTGCAGTATCCGTGCAGTTTTGAGTTCAACGAAGCTTATTTG ataaaacTAGCAACGCACGTGCACTCGTGCATGTTCGGCACATTCCTATGCAACACTAGTCGCGAACGCATAGAAATGCGTGTGCCCGACACTACAGCGCAGGTGTGGCATTTATTACGAGCGCCGGCTTATAGGAACCATTTATATTCTCCTCATCACGGGGATCAG GTAATCTGGCCAGAATACAGCGTGAGATCTATCCAACTTTGGACGGCGATGTACATCGGAGACCGAGAAGAGCCGTTAGACGAACAGACGGAAACACCGCAACAACTACCTCCTCAGCACAAcg GCATGATGACTAAAACTCGATCTTGTGACAATCTGCTGGGGGAAGAGAAGCGAACAACACAGAGGCGGAGTAGCGACCCGAGTATTGCGCCTGACGTCAT GAAGTTATCAATGGTGGTGACAGAATGTGATGGTCGGCGGGCATGTCGTGCGGCGCTAACTGACAGTTGTGTCGATACATTGCCAGTGTTACACGCACAACACGCCAACAGTGCGCCGCCCGAACTTCACCATGTCAGCGAACAACCGACGACGCAGGAGGATGATACCACTGATCAG GTGGACGGCCTCCACCCAGATCATTTCGAGAACGGCATGAGGCCTCGCGACATCGCCAGCAACTCATCCTCTTTAGAACGTGAATTTGCTGACCCTACACCATTGAAGGCAGAACAAGGTGGCGCCACCGGGCCCGTGGACATGACTGAAAGTGTTGTGAGGGTACCCAGTACCCCGGATGTGGGGACTCCTGAAGAACCACCGGTTTTTGTGTGTGACACGTACACTGATGTTATCGGGATGGCAGAG GTGGCTCGCGAATCAGCCCGAACACGCAACATAAGCATAACATGGCGGTCCATATCTGAATCCAGCAACCAATCGTCCACCGGCTTCGATATCCCCGAACCAAGAGAACCGTCTCGTCCCTCCCCCGAAAGTCACACGACAGAAGATCTAGCCAATCACAACGTTTTAGAATTAGAATTGACCAATCATAATAGGGAGAATGGCCATACAAACGAGGTCAACGGTGTGGACGAATTGCCGCCCAAGTTTTTAGAAGTTGATG GGGGCGCCACTTCGAGTAGCATAAGTTCGGAGAGCGAGGGCGAAGGAGTCTCGGCACCGAGGCGAAACGGTTCTAGGGCCAGAGTCGCGAGTCAATTGACTTTGTGTCCAACATCGCCTAGGAAGTTGGCCTGCTGTCATTGCAGTAGGCGAGCTAGTGCTACAA GTGGCATAGAAACTTCAGGCGAATCCGTCGGCAGCGGCGAAGCGTGTTGGTGCGGGGTTTGTGGCGGGGCCGTGGACAGCTCCGGCAGCGGCGGCGCGCGGTGCGTGTGCGGCGCCGCGGGGGCGCTGCCTGACCCCTTGGATGGGTTGCCGCCTACTACCGACCCACTTCAAGCTAGATTGCACCAGATTATATTGTATCAGAAG aaAGTAGTAGAAGAGCTAAGCGGACAATTGCGTTCGGCGCGCGAGGCGCTGCGGCTGGCGTCGCCGTCCAACAGACAGGACGCGGCCGCCTCGCCCACGCAG CCAAGTAGCGGCAGCGGGAGCGCAAGCGTTAGCGTTCGAAGCGGTAGCGGTAGCGGGAGTAGTAGCGGAAGCGGTAGCGGTTCAGCGTCTGAAGTGGAGGTGGGGGAAGAAGCGCGGGGGGTGGTGTGGCTGCCAGACAGCGCGGCGCCTAGGTGTCAGTACTGTAGTAACCACTTTTGGTTGGCGCGTCGGAGACACCATTGTAG ttATTCATCCGCAGACGTTGCGGCGGTATATTCTGCGGCTCGTGCTCGGAGATGA
- the LOC128679444 gene encoding myotubularin-related protein 3 isoform X5 produces the protein MLINTYLDTEDFVYLHYPEDEPAQNQGCGAGARLASKYPPRPPSPDYSQVAAATSSEMSDRGRYRAPPQPEPPPHRVRAADLFPRGRPVFDEPGLEISFTPICGEFVKLIGRTADGGTIAISNYRLHIQPRRRNGPGASVPLRLIDAVEIRDILHLIVLCKHGRQLKCTFANNDQCLEWWRRLTTATAPMGSVLDTFAAAYAAWAKEQPPLSVHRALMKASHSPQRPWFIPELERLGFTAKNAWRVTKANAEYKLCLSYPPHLIVPSNIGDEDLDSVARFRALRRIPAVVWRHRGNGAVIARSSQPEVGWLGWYRSSEDERLLAGYVSACNADRGQQPANTNNKQTKLLIVDARSYTSAVTNRARGGGCECAQYYPAADIQFMSMPNIHNVRKSFYQMRQLAAEPSDQANWHSKLESTLWLQYISGILRAGVVVGRAVAGGRPALVHCSDGWDRTPQIVATAQLILDPHYRTIEGFRILIEREWLDFGHKFADRCGHQFSPTEDLNERSPIFLQWLDVVHQLMLQYPCSFEFNEAYLIKLATHVHSCMFGTFLCNTSRERIEMRVPDTTAQVWHLLRAPAYRNHLYSPHHGDQVIWPEYSVRSIQLWTAMYIGDREEPLDEQTETPQQLPPQHNGMMTKTRSCDNLLGEEKRTTQRRSSDPSIAPDVMKLSMVVTECDGRRACRAALTDSCVDTLPVLHAQHANSAPPELHHVSEQPTTQEDDTTDQVDGLHPDHFENGMRPRDIASNSSSLEREFADPTPLKAEQGGATGPVDMTESVVRVPSTPDVGTPEEPPVFVCDTYTDVIGMAEVARESARTRNISITWRSISESSNQSSTGFDIPEPREPSRPSPESHTTEDLANHNVLELELTNHNRENGHTNEVNGVDELPPKFLEVDGGATSSSISSESEGEGVSAPRRNGSRARVASQLTLCPTSPRKLACCHCSRRASATSGIETSGESVGSGEACWCGVCGGAVDSSGSGGARCVCGAAGALPDPLDGLPPTTDPLQARLHQIILYQKKVVEELSGQLRSAREALRLASPSNRQDAAASPTQVKHNSALDIPTINAHEEYIR, from the exons ATGCTGATCAATACGTACTTGGACACGGAAGATTTCGTGTACTTACACTATCCAGAGGATGAGCCCGCCCAGAATCAGGGGTGTGGTGCAGGGGCTAGACTGGCCTCTAAATATCCCCCTAGACCACCATCTCCAGATTATTCTCAG GTGGCAGCAGCAACGTCAAGTGAAATGAGCGACCGCGGAAGATACCGCGCGCCGCCGCAACCCGAGCCTCCGCCACACCGCGTCCGTGCCGCTGATCTCTTCCCGAGGGGTCGTCCCGTCTTCGACGAGCCTGGTTTGGAGATCAGCTTCACGCCGATATGTGGGGAGTTCGTCAAA TTGATCGGACGAACAGCGGACGGCGGTACAATAGCAATCTCAAACTACCGACTACACATACAACCACGTCGTAGAAACGGCCCAGGCGCTTCGGTGCCGCTTCGGCTCATAGATGCAGTGGAGATACGGGACATATTGCACCTGATCGTGCTGTGTAAACATGGAAGGCAGCTCAA ATGCACTTTCGCGAATAACGACCAATGCCTAGAATGGTGGCGGCGGCTCACGACGGCCACGGCTCCCATGGGCAGTGTTCTGGACACCTTCGCGGCGGCCTACGCCGCTTGGGCCAAGGAACAACCGCCCCTCTCCGTCCACAGAGCGCTGATGAAGGCGTCCCACTCGCCGCAGAGGCCGTGGTTTATTCCAGAG TTGGAGCGTCTAGGATTCACAGCAAAGAATGCGTGGAGAGTGACCAAAGCCAACGCCGAATACAAGCTGTGCCTGTCGTATCCGCCTCACCTGATTGTACCATCGAATATTGGTGATGAAGATCTCGATTCAGTTGCACG GTTTCGTGCATTAAGACGTATACCTGCTGTGGTATGGCGGCATAGAGGAAACGGCGCCGTGATCGCTCGGTCGTCGCAACCCGAGGTCGGTTGGCTGGGGTGGTACCGGTCGAGTGAGGACGAAAGACTGCTAGCCGGCTACGTTAGCGCTTGCAACGCTGACAGGGGACAGCAGCCGGCGAACACCAACAACAAG CAAACAAAACTCCTGATCGTGGACGCGCGATCATACACCTCAGCGGTTACTAATCGCGCTCGCGGCGGTGGCTGCGAGTGTGCCCAATACTATCCCGCCGCCGACATACAGTTTATGTCGATGCCTAACATCCACAATGTTAGGAAGAGCTTCTATCAAATGCGGCAACTAGCAGCTGAGCCCAGCGACCAGGCTAA CTGGCACAGCAAACTAGAAAGCACGCTGTGGCTCCAATACATCAGTGGCATACTTCGCGCGGGCGTCGTCGTGGGCCGGGCCGTAGCCGGGGGTCGGCCAGCCCTGGTGCACTGCTCCGACGGCTGGGATCGCACGCCGCAGATCGTGGCGACTGCACAGCTCATACTGGACCCTCACTATAGAACTATCGAG GGTTTCCGCATCCTAATCGAGCGGGAATGGCTGGACTTCGGCCACAAGTTTGCCGACCGCTGCGGCCACCAGTTCAGTCCTACAGAAGACCTCAATGAACGGTCACCCATCTTTTTGCAATGGCTCGATGTGGTACACCAACTCATGCTGCAGTATCCGTGCAGTTTTGAGTTCAACGAAGCTTATTTG ataaaacTAGCAACGCACGTGCACTCGTGCATGTTCGGCACATTCCTATGCAACACTAGTCGCGAACGCATAGAAATGCGTGTGCCCGACACTACAGCGCAGGTGTGGCATTTATTACGAGCGCCGGCTTATAGGAACCATTTATATTCTCCTCATCACGGGGATCAG GTAATCTGGCCAGAATACAGCGTGAGATCTATCCAACTTTGGACGGCGATGTACATCGGAGACCGAGAAGAGCCGTTAGACGAACAGACGGAAACACCGCAACAACTACCTCCTCAGCACAAcg GCATGATGACTAAAACTCGATCTTGTGACAATCTGCTGGGGGAAGAGAAGCGAACAACACAGAGGCGGAGTAGCGACCCGAGTATTGCGCCTGACGTCAT GAAGTTATCAATGGTGGTGACAGAATGTGATGGTCGGCGGGCATGTCGTGCGGCGCTAACTGACAGTTGTGTCGATACATTGCCAGTGTTACACGCACAACACGCCAACAGTGCGCCGCCCGAACTTCACCATGTCAGCGAACAACCGACGACGCAGGAGGATGATACCACTGATCAG GTGGACGGCCTCCACCCAGATCATTTCGAGAACGGCATGAGGCCTCGCGACATCGCCAGCAACTCATCCTCTTTAGAACGTGAATTTGCTGACCCTACACCATTGAAGGCAGAACAAGGTGGCGCCACCGGGCCCGTGGACATGACTGAAAGTGTTGTGAGGGTACCCAGTACCCCGGATGTGGGGACTCCTGAAGAACCACCGGTTTTTGTGTGTGACACGTACACTGATGTTATCGGGATGGCAGAG GTGGCTCGCGAATCAGCCCGAACACGCAACATAAGCATAACATGGCGGTCCATATCTGAATCCAGCAACCAATCGTCCACCGGCTTCGATATCCCCGAACCAAGAGAACCGTCTCGTCCCTCCCCCGAAAGTCACACGACAGAAGATCTAGCCAATCACAACGTTTTAGAATTAGAATTGACCAATCATAATAGGGAGAATGGCCATACAAACGAGGTCAACGGTGTGGACGAATTGCCGCCCAAGTTTTTAGAAGTTGATG GGGGCGCCACTTCGAGTAGCATAAGTTCGGAGAGCGAGGGCGAAGGAGTCTCGGCACCGAGGCGAAACGGTTCTAGGGCCAGAGTCGCGAGTCAATTGACTTTGTGTCCAACATCGCCTAGGAAGTTGGCCTGCTGTCATTGCAGTAGGCGAGCTAGTGCTACAA GTGGCATAGAAACTTCAGGCGAATCCGTCGGCAGCGGCGAAGCGTGTTGGTGCGGGGTTTGTGGCGGGGCCGTGGACAGCTCCGGCAGCGGCGGCGCGCGGTGCGTGTGCGGCGCCGCGGGGGCGCTGCCTGACCCCTTGGATGGGTTGCCGCCTACTACCGACCCACTTCAAGCTAGATTGCACCAGATTATATTGTATCAGAAG aaAGTAGTAGAAGAGCTAAGCGGACAATTGCGTTCGGCGCGCGAGGCGCTGCGGCTGGCGTCGCCGTCCAACAGACAGGACGCGGCCGCCTCGCCCACGCAGGTAAAACATAACTCAGCGCTGGACATACCTACCATTAACGCACACGAGGAGTACATCCGATAG